From Paenibacillus sp. V4I7, one genomic window encodes:
- a CDS encoding helix-turn-helix domain-containing protein, with protein MQTLKKWLKNNLAHTQARLVLILTVLVFLIILAVSLTSYYTSKSVLQEELSEPQRQMLQLNMNVIDDSINESDQVAIKVALNDHIYNFLTNEVQNSYANISELYQLLSTLIGNSKYIKSIYVYDIARGSFISIPQGYSSSKLTFIDSEWVSVAGEFNNNLRIIKKRQVPEGAGGKGSEVALFRKIMIQGEFKGIVAVNLKDEELFAKLNPPVMNNLNRMRYIIDEHDEVLFSVSNYTFDQEAIRQELGKLKEDGSGDITYQNQKLLVNQLKSPVTGWKYVSIVVQDSLLAKSKKVRNATLLVSIAALALGGVTIFYINAAAFRPVRRLKQLFSTYDRKANVSGGIDLEKLTGELLSNHAHLSQLVRETMSEASSKMLYDIYIGNLTGKRDIGEKWIRYFGEWTEAPVTVVVLSIDRYDEWSQIYLGGDRSLLKFALANIVAELFEREWRIVCTDFGKDKTAILLQPLGGGEQLEKKLAESIEVVCRLLKFSISAGISTTQTDIARLKQAMLEAENALTYRLYQGYGQVIPFHEVSGHEVKELLPNEGVLNDLINAIEAGDQQQSQDAIGRMVGHIRSQYGYPSEAISFLQTAVERIEQLRPAVEGATDPIYERFDTLYLDDIQSELISWIVPLAERFQRLIESKDFIMCHRMIDFMKQYLSEPIGIPEIAESIGISSSLASQVFKQESGETIYNYLTQLRMERAAELLLKTDNRISDIALMVGYQHENSFIRSFRKFKDITPGKYRDMMRTRMDSLLE; from the coding sequence ATGCAAACCCTCAAGAAATGGCTGAAAAACAATTTGGCCCATACACAAGCCAGGCTCGTACTGATTCTGACCGTATTGGTCTTCCTCATTATTTTGGCCGTCAGCTTGACCTCGTATTATACATCGAAGTCGGTGCTGCAGGAGGAGCTCAGTGAACCTCAGCGCCAAATGCTGCAGCTCAATATGAATGTGATAGATGACTCTATCAATGAAAGCGATCAAGTGGCGATCAAAGTAGCGCTTAACGATCATATTTACAATTTTCTAACAAATGAGGTCCAGAATTCGTATGCAAATATCTCAGAGCTGTACCAGCTGCTGTCGACTCTTATCGGCAATTCCAAGTATATCAAAAGCATTTATGTCTATGATATCGCAAGGGGCAGCTTCATCTCGATTCCGCAAGGCTACAGCTCTAGCAAGCTTACGTTTATCGACTCGGAATGGGTCAGCGTAGCGGGCGAATTTAATAACAATCTGAGGATCATCAAGAAGCGTCAGGTGCCCGAAGGCGCAGGCGGGAAGGGCTCGGAGGTTGCGCTTTTTCGCAAAATTATGATTCAGGGCGAATTCAAGGGGATTGTTGCCGTTAATTTGAAGGACGAGGAGCTTTTCGCCAAGCTGAATCCGCCGGTTATGAACAATTTGAACAGAATGCGCTATATCATTGACGAGCACGACGAGGTGCTGTTTTCCGTCTCGAATTATACCTTCGATCAGGAGGCGATCCGGCAGGAGCTGGGGAAGCTGAAGGAGGACGGCAGCGGTGATATAACCTATCAAAATCAAAAGCTGCTGGTTAATCAGCTCAAGTCGCCGGTAACGGGATGGAAGTATGTGTCCATCGTTGTACAGGACAGCTTGTTGGCTAAATCGAAAAAGGTTCGTAATGCCACACTGCTAGTATCCATCGCCGCACTCGCGCTTGGCGGCGTGACGATCTTCTATATCAATGCGGCGGCTTTTCGCCCAGTCCGCAGGCTAAAGCAGCTGTTCAGCACCTACGATCGCAAGGCCAACGTTTCAGGGGGCATTGATCTGGAGAAGCTGACCGGCGAACTGCTCAGCAATCACGCACATCTGTCCCAGCTCGTCAGGGAGACGATGTCCGAGGCGTCCTCTAAGATGCTCTATGACATCTATATTGGCAACCTGACCGGTAAAAGAGACATTGGGGAGAAGTGGATCCGGTACTTTGGGGAGTGGACGGAGGCGCCGGTGACGGTGGTCGTCTTGTCGATTGATCGATATGATGAGTGGTCACAAATATACTTAGGCGGAGATCGGTCTCTGCTGAAATTTGCCTTAGCTAACATTGTCGCAGAGCTGTTTGAGCGGGAATGGCGGATTGTTTGCACAGATTTCGGTAAGGACAAGACAGCCATTCTGCTGCAGCCGCTTGGCGGCGGAGAACAGCTGGAGAAAAAGCTGGCGGAATCGATAGAAGTTGTTTGCCGCCTGCTGAAATTCAGCATTTCGGCAGGGATTAGCACCACTCAGACAGATATCGCCCGATTGAAGCAGGCGATGCTGGAAGCAGAGAATGCACTTACCTACCGGTTGTACCAAGGCTATGGACAGGTGATCCCATTCCATGAGGTATCGGGGCACGAAGTCAAAGAACTTCTTCCGAATGAGGGAGTGCTTAATGACTTGATTAACGCAATCGAAGCTGGCGATCAGCAGCAATCCCAGGATGCGATAGGACGAATGGTCGGACATATCCGCAGCCAATATGGGTATCCTTCCGAGGCTATTTCCTTCCTGCAAACGGCCGTAGAACGTATCGAGCAGCTTCGACCAGCCGTCGAGGGTGCCACAGATCCGATCTACGAACGGTTCGATACGCTTTATCTGGATGATATTCAAAGCGAGCTGATCAGCTGGATTGTTCCGTTAGCGGAACGGTTTCAGAGGCTTATTGAGAGCAAGGATTTTATCATGTGCCATCGCATGATTGACTTTATGAAGCAGTATCTTAGCGAGCCGATCGGCATTCCGGAGATTGCCGAATCGATCGGGATCAGCAGCAGTCTGGCTAGTCAGGTGTTCAAGCAGGAGTCGGGTGAGACGATTTATAACTACTTGACCCAGCTACGTATGGAACGAGCGGCGGAGCTGCTTCTCAAAACGGATAACCGCATTTCGGATATTGCACTGATGGTCGGTTACCAGCATGAGAACAGCTTTATCCGCAGCTTTCGCAAATTTAAGGATATTACCCCGGGCAAGTACCGGGATATGATGAGAACCCGGATGGACTCTCTGCTTGAATAA
- a CDS encoding glycoside hydrolase family 105 protein has translation MQTATIINNTELMSIKVAETILSLSQGGLHPHIANKWGYVAGMALTAIGQLGDWAGQAKYHEFVKRQMDVFIQEDGSIQGYTLEDYNLDHINKGKNLLRLWRETGEAKYEKAARLLADQLTGQPRTNEGGFWHKKIYPYQMWLDGLYMSSPYMAEYAWTFDESDWFDEAAHQLLLIEGRTRNTQTGLLHHAWDESGEQRWCDNRSGRSRHVWGRAMGWYAMALVDALEYFPVRHPKRGQLMGIFERMANAVVRVQDQESGVWAQVMDCNGREGNYLEASGSCMLTYALAKGIRLRYLAEIDRRVVERAYEGILQRFVTEDEKGVHLHGICHGAGLGGRKYRDGSFDYYISEAIVSDVLMGVAPLLLASIEIERLRGI, from the coding sequence ATGCAAACAGCAACAATCATCAATAACACTGAGCTTATGTCTATCAAGGTTGCCGAGACAATCCTGTCGTTGAGCCAAGGCGGATTGCATCCGCATATCGCAAATAAGTGGGGATATGTTGCCGGCATGGCGCTGACGGCCATCGGCCAACTCGGTGATTGGGCCGGTCAGGCCAAGTACCATGAGTTCGTTAAGCGCCAAATGGATGTATTTATCCAAGAGGATGGCTCGATTCAGGGCTATACTTTGGAGGATTACAATCTCGATCATATTAATAAAGGTAAAAACCTGCTGCGGCTGTGGCGAGAAACGGGCGAGGCGAAGTACGAGAAGGCCGCTCGGCTGCTTGCCGACCAGCTGACCGGTCAACCGCGGACAAATGAGGGCGGGTTCTGGCATAAGAAAATATATCCGTATCAAATGTGGCTGGACGGCCTGTACATGTCTTCACCTTACATGGCCGAGTACGCCTGGACGTTCGATGAAAGCGATTGGTTCGATGAAGCTGCGCATCAGCTGCTGCTGATTGAAGGGCGCACGCGAAACACGCAGACAGGACTGCTGCATCATGCCTGGGATGAGAGCGGGGAGCAGCGCTGGTGCGATAACAGATCAGGGCGCTCCAGGCATGTCTGGGGACGTGCGATGGGTTGGTATGCGATGGCACTCGTTGATGCGCTTGAGTATTTTCCAGTCCGTCATCCGAAGCGCGGACAGCTTATGGGCATCTTCGAGCGGATGGCGAATGCGGTAGTGCGCGTCCAGGACCAGGAGAGCGGAGTGTGGGCTCAGGTGATGGATTGCAACGGCCGTGAGGGCAACTATTTGGAGGCATCGGGCTCCTGCATGCTTACGTATGCGTTAGCCAAGGGTATTCGGCTACGCTATCTGGCTGAGATCGACCGGCGGGTCGTGGAACGCGCGTACGAAGGCATCCTGCAGCGTTTTGTTACGGAGGATGAAAAGGGTGTGCACCTGCATGGCATTTGTCATGGGGCAGGGCTTGGCGGACGTAAATATCGTGACGGCTCGTTTGACTACTATATAAGCGAAGCGATCGTCAGCGATGTGCTGATGGGC
- a CDS encoding glycoside hydrolase family 105 protein, with amino-acid sequence MSGRYFEPMESMASQTDSSSIPHVLAAIAQRYVGDNPPHGPVYRVTRFGDIRKQQDHLYQFPIERMFPDMNEGQRVYTWAKLWIDQPQPFVFLLRCFGPVRLYHNGQKRFGSSTEEEGAGEQALKLKIDLTRGWNHFVLELGKNAQGSCGAEFGTGSRKNKPFHFLTPSEEREGEEGWIYTVPLDIPLEPIPALSLTEASTGMKWLPVREQRSQETVCMERLYGLQPGMEAYAWTTVINLTTSMKRIKLAGAAYGPLRFLWNGKELHSVHEPGDFSLVLDVMPGSSDLIAHCLCDEQGWGFSICELSREARLAAARIVHGYKGKWLFLGPFPAGSAVDAADYLTMDSVAASGQEALFWTTGQRGGHVRLFLENELFGRWNYPLGVTLNGLLETSKLLDRSDLADYVTRHVEFATATYDYSKWDRERFGAAGLNNQLSHIDSLDDCGSFGALAILADRLRPLKGLRKVSDDIAYYIMNVQDRMEDGALYRRIGVSPSMHNTMWCDDMYMSVPFLCRYAELSGDPLYTDEAARQLLLYKKYLYMPAEKMMSHVYDVNIGKRSQTFWGRGNGWVFFSLAVLLAVLPQTHESYPAVLAFYRELAEGYLRLQGKHGLWHQVLTDPESYEESSCTAMFIYSFALGVRHGWLVDPEPYVHAVLTGWQGQCERAIDKHGNLYGVCKGSSWSFSHAYYKHELGWNLNDTHGIGIVLLAGVETQRMKAYLGGT; translated from the coding sequence ATGAGCGGCCGATATTTTGAACCAATGGAAAGTATGGCTTCACAGACGGATAGCAGCAGTATCCCACATGTTCTGGCGGCAATTGCACAGCGGTATGTCGGCGATAATCCGCCACATGGTCCTGTTTACCGGGTTACGCGCTTTGGAGATATTCGCAAGCAGCAGGATCATTTATATCAATTTCCAATTGAACGAATGTTCCCGGATATGAATGAAGGCCAGCGCGTTTACACTTGGGCGAAGCTGTGGATCGATCAACCGCAGCCGTTTGTCTTCCTGCTTCGCTGCTTCGGTCCGGTCCGTTTGTATCACAATGGGCAGAAGCGCTTTGGCTCATCGACGGAGGAGGAAGGCGCTGGTGAGCAGGCATTGAAGCTTAAGATCGATCTGACGCGAGGGTGGAATCACTTTGTGCTGGAGCTGGGCAAGAATGCGCAAGGGAGCTGCGGAGCGGAATTCGGCACAGGCAGCCGCAAAAACAAACCCTTTCACTTCCTGACCCCGTCCGAGGAGCGGGAAGGCGAGGAGGGCTGGATATATACAGTTCCGCTGGATATTCCGCTGGAGCCCATACCGGCCCTATCCCTTACGGAAGCATCTACAGGGATGAAGTGGCTGCCCGTGAGGGAGCAGCGGAGTCAGGAAACGGTCTGTATGGAGCGGCTGTACGGACTTCAGCCAGGAATGGAAGCTTACGCATGGACAACAGTCATCAACTTAACCACCTCGATGAAGCGCATAAAGCTGGCTGGTGCCGCCTACGGTCCCTTAAGATTCCTATGGAATGGAAAAGAGCTGCATAGCGTTCATGAACCGGGGGATTTCTCCCTTGTATTAGACGTTATGCCCGGAAGCAGCGACCTTATCGCGCACTGCCTATGTGATGAGCAGGGCTGGGGCTTCTCCATATGCGAGCTTTCAAGAGAAGCTAGGCTGGCTGCTGCCCGCATAGTGCACGGCTACAAAGGGAAGTGGCTCTTCCTAGGTCCGTTCCCTGCAGGATCAGCGGTCGATGCCGCCGATTATTTGACGATGGACAGTGTGGCAGCCAGTGGGCAGGAGGCTCTCTTCTGGACGACCGGCCAACGAGGGGGCCATGTACGGCTCTTTCTCGAGAATGAGCTGTTCGGCCGCTGGAACTATCCGCTTGGCGTCACGCTGAATGGACTCTTAGAGACGAGCAAGCTGCTGGATCGCAGCGACTTGGCCGATTACGTTACGCGGCATGTTGAATTTGCGACGGCGACCTACGATTACTCGAAATGGGACCGGGAGCGCTTCGGCGCAGCCGGCTTGAATAACCAGCTGTCGCATATCGACAGCCTTGATGATTGCGGATCCTTCGGTGCATTGGCTATTCTGGCTGACCGGCTTCGACCGTTGAAGGGTTTGCGCAAGGTTTCCGATGACATAGCTTACTATATTATGAATGTCCAGGACCGTATGGAAGACGGCGCGTTATATCGCAGGATCGGTGTATCGCCGAGTATGCACAACACCATGTGGTGCGATGATATGTATATGAGCGTTCCATTTTTGTGCAGGTATGCCGAGCTTTCCGGTGATCCGCTTTATACGGATGAAGCTGCCCGTCAGCTTCTGCTGTACAAGAAGTATTTATATATGCCGGCAGAAAAAATGATGTCGCATGTGTACGATGTGAACATCGGCAAGCGTTCTCAGACTTTCTGGGGTAGGGGGAATGGCTGGGTATTCTTTTCACTGGCCGTGCTGCTAGCAGTACTGCCGCAGACTCATGAGAGCTACCCGGCTGTGCTTGCTTTTTACCGTGAGTTGGCCGAAGGCTACCTGAGACTGCAGGGTAAGCATGGCTTGTGGCATCAGGTACTGACGGATCCTGAGTCTTATGAGGAATCTTCGTGCACCGCGATGTTCATTTACAGCTTCGCGCTTGGCGTTCGCCACGGCTGGCTGGTTGACCCCGAGCCGTATGTCCATGCGGTGCTGACCGGTTGGCAGGGCCAATGCGAGCGGGCTATCGACAAGCACGGCAACCTGTACGGCGTCTGCAAAGGCTCCAGTTGGTCTTTTTCCCACGCTTATTATAAGCACGAGCTGGGCTGGAACTTGAACGATACGCATGGCATCGGTATCGTGCTGCTCGCCGGCGTCGAGACACAGCGAATGAAAGCGTATTTGGGTGGCACTTAA
- a CDS encoding glycoside hydrolase family 65, whose amino-acid sequence MDRRQIVERHQPELNKLDPVSPFSVGNGEFAFSADITGLQTFPEQYEVPLGTQSNWGWHYTGGHERFTEKDADYQMFDTYGRSVGYPMKPGDKAEAYHWLRQNPHRLQLGRISFRFFLESGAEAQASDVTGIRQKLNLWKGILTSEFAVQGVPVRVTTACHPTSDVVGVRAESPLIKQGRLQMFIRFPAPDMTHTAWAKAIFPDWSHDDRHRTELSAAGENMVVLERSMDEDSYKVSWAWSAGRLERTAAHEFTLLPGTESEVLECAIGFADQTPQTASVSDILAASESHWKAFWMNGAVMDFSGSADPRAYELERRVVLSQFLCAMHSGGSLPPQETGFMYNSWFGKSHLEMHWWHASHFPLWGRESYLLKSMDWYSDILPVARVLAQSQGYEGARWPKMVGFDGKPCPSPVAPGLIWQQPHPMALAELIYQADPTQLTLERFRDIVFEAADFMVSFAHLDEEKRVYDLGPPLIPAQECHPLQASKNPPYELEYWKYGLEIAVRWAERLQIPANPRWAEVAGAMAEPPQADGVYLAHELCPDTFTAKNHDHPSMLGALGILPGTLIDRKVMLNTLLKVKEVWKWGSAWGWDFPMCAMTAARLGEPDLAVDFLLMDATKNTYLTNGHNYQRPGLSAYLPGNGGLLTAVAMMACGWKGNPNGHNQGFPQDGSWSVKWEGLKPWL is encoded by the coding sequence ATGGACAGACGACAGATCGTAGAACGCCATCAACCGGAATTGAACAAGTTGGACCCCGTGTCCCCCTTCTCAGTTGGTAATGGGGAATTCGCTTTCAGTGCCGACATTACCGGCCTTCAGACTTTCCCGGAGCAATATGAGGTGCCGTTAGGCACACAGTCTAATTGGGGTTGGCATTATACAGGTGGACACGAACGATTCACTGAAAAGGATGCCGACTATCAAATGTTTGATACCTACGGCCGCTCGGTCGGGTATCCAATGAAGCCGGGAGACAAAGCGGAAGCTTATCACTGGCTTCGGCAGAACCCGCACCGTCTGCAGCTCGGCCGTATTTCCTTCCGGTTTTTCCTGGAATCAGGAGCAGAGGCGCAAGCAAGTGATGTGACGGGTATTCGCCAAAAACTGAATCTGTGGAAGGGGATTTTGACCAGTGAATTCGCTGTTCAGGGTGTGCCGGTCCGCGTGACGACGGCGTGCCATCCGACATCGGACGTCGTCGGTGTGCGTGCGGAATCGCCGCTGATCAAACAAGGACGGCTGCAGATGTTTATTCGTTTTCCGGCGCCGGATATGACCCATACGGCATGGGCCAAGGCTATTTTCCCAGACTGGAGCCATGACGATAGACATCGGACAGAGCTGAGCGCTGCTGGTGAAAACATGGTTGTGCTGGAACGCAGCATGGATGAGGACAGCTATAAGGTCAGCTGGGCATGGAGCGCGGGCCGTCTGGAACGGACCGCTGCGCACGAGTTCACGCTGCTGCCGGGCACAGAAAGCGAAGTGCTGGAATGCGCCATAGGCTTTGCGGATCAGACACCGCAAACGGCATCGGTCAGTGATATCTTGGCAGCCAGCGAGAGCCATTGGAAGGCATTTTGGATGAACGGCGCTGTGATGGATTTCTCTGGAAGCGCTGATCCGAGAGCGTATGAGCTAGAACGCCGCGTTGTGCTGTCACAGTTTCTGTGCGCGATGCATAGCGGAGGCTCATTGCCGCCGCAGGAGACCGGCTTCATGTACAACAGCTGGTTCGGCAAGTCCCATCTGGAGATGCATTGGTGGCACGCCTCGCATTTTCCGTTATGGGGCCGGGAGAGCTATCTGCTGAAGAGCATGGACTGGTATTCTGACATATTGCCGGTCGCTCGTGTCTTGGCACAATCTCAAGGCTATGAAGGGGCGCGTTGGCCTAAGATGGTCGGCTTCGACGGCAAGCCTTGCCCATCTCCGGTCGCTCCGGGTCTGATCTGGCAGCAGCCGCATCCTATGGCGCTTGCCGAGCTGATTTACCAAGCGGATCCGACCCAATTGACGCTGGAGCGGTTCCGTGACATTGTGTTTGAGGCGGCAGATTTTATGGTATCCTTCGCGCATCTGGATGAAGAGAAGCGCGTCTATGATCTGGGGCCGCCATTGATCCCGGCACAGGAATGCCACCCTTTACAGGCTAGCAAAAATCCGCCGTACGAGCTGGAATACTGGAAGTACGGACTGGAGATTGCCGTTCGCTGGGCAGAGCGTCTGCAAATACCGGCTAATCCGCGGTGGGCGGAAGTCGCCGGGGCGATGGCTGAGCCTCCGCAGGCAGATGGCGTTTATCTTGCTCATGAGCTGTGTCCTGATACCTTCACGGCCAAAAATCACGACCATCCGTCAATGCTGGGGGCGCTTGGAATCCTGCCGGGTACGCTGATCGATAGAAAGGTCATGCTGAACACTCTGTTGAAGGTTAAGGAAGTATGGAAATGGGGCTCGGCCTGGGGCTGGGACTTCCCGATGTGCGCCATGACGGCGGCAAGACTGGGGGAACCCGATTTGGCGGTCGATTTCCTGCTGATGGACGCTACCAAGAACACTTATTTGACCAACGGTCATAATTATCAGCGCCCTGGCCTGTCAGCTTATTTGCCGGGTAACGGCGGATTGCTTACAGCTGTGGCGATGATGGCCTGTGGCTGGAAAGGCAATCCGAACGGTCATAACCAAGGCTTCCCGCAGGACGGAAGCTGGTCGGTGAAGTGGGAAGGGCTGAAGCCTTGGCTGTAA
- a CDS encoding oligogalacturonate lyase family protein: MAKGTIWPSERKSYIDRLTGLEVTQLTDYKAHSHHLYFTESGWYDEGQRLLFISDRGNSTNLYSMHIESGLMTQLTDYPDNDFLDACLLPDGSAAFIKVGRCLVRLDLNSLEEELRYEAPEGYHLGNASATADGLFVMTCVQEDLSHRIRLDLGNGYVGHRELMEAAPHSMIVRIDAHEGGAEKVYEANRFITHINTSPKEPWLMTFCHEGPWHLVDHRIWGLDLRTGVAWKIRERLEPEEKVGHEFFYPDGVTIGYHGFRLNGTNFFGSIHYDNTGMEETEFAFDTWHGYADGLGQAIVDGKGAVKTLSLWRKIGGVYEGPRMLCELRCSFHSQKVHAHPRFDSEGKRLLFTSDKNGYGNLYLVELPNDFRVLPQFTV; encoded by the coding sequence ATGGCTAAAGGAACAATATGGCCCTCAGAAAGAAAGTCATACATCGATAGGCTGACAGGGCTTGAAGTCACTCAATTGACCGATTATAAAGCACATAGTCATCATTTATATTTTACCGAGAGCGGTTGGTATGACGAAGGACAGCGTTTGTTGTTCATTTCGGATAGGGGAAACAGCACCAATCTGTATAGTATGCACATAGAAAGTGGACTTATGACCCAACTGACGGATTACCCTGACAACGATTTTCTAGACGCTTGTCTGCTGCCAGACGGCAGCGCAGCGTTCATCAAAGTCGGGCGCTGTCTCGTTCGGCTAGACCTGAATTCGCTGGAGGAGGAGCTTCGCTATGAAGCTCCGGAGGGTTATCATCTTGGCAATGCGAGCGCGACAGCCGACGGCTTGTTCGTCATGACCTGCGTACAGGAGGATTTGTCACATCGCATCCGTCTTGATCTGGGTAACGGCTATGTCGGCCACCGGGAGCTGATGGAGGCTGCTCCTCACAGCATGATCGTACGCATCGATGCCCATGAAGGCGGCGCAGAGAAGGTGTATGAGGCGAATCGGTTTATTACCCATATCAATACATCTCCAAAGGAGCCTTGGCTCATGACGTTTTGCCATGAAGGGCCGTGGCATCTAGTCGATCACCGAATATGGGGTCTGGATTTACGCACTGGAGTAGCATGGAAAATTCGAGAACGGCTTGAGCCCGAAGAAAAGGTGGGCCATGAGTTTTTTTACCCAGATGGAGTAACAATCGGCTATCACGGCTTCCGCTTGAACGGCACCAACTTCTTCGGCAGCATCCATTATGACAATACAGGAATGGAGGAGACAGAGTTCGCCTTCGATACATGGCATGGATACGCGGATGGCTTGGGGCAGGCGATCGTGGACGGCAAGGGCGCTGTGAAGACACTGAGCCTTTGGCGCAAAATCGGCGGCGTGTATGAAGGCCCGCGTATGCTGTGCGAGCTGCGCTGCAGCTTCCACTCGCAGAAGGTGCATGCTCACCCGCGGTTTGATTCGGAAGGCAAGCGGCTGCTGTTCACCAGCGACAAGAATGGCTATGGGAATCTGTATCTGGTTGAGCTTCCGAATGATTTCAGAGTTTTGCCGCAATTCACAGTGTAG
- a CDS encoding Gfo/Idh/MocA family protein, producing MKKRYAICGVSGRALGMFAKPILTTFAHSCELVGLLDHDPARFDLYRSRYPEHADVQTYGELEFNRMVDETRPDVIIVAGRDDTHARYLIAALQHDLDVITEKPMVTTGEDSRRVMEAERASKGSVIVTFNYRYAPIHTKIKEMVMEGMLGRITSIDLNWYLDTYHGSSYFKRWNRVRELSGGLSIHKCTHHFDLVNWWINQKPVEVFAYGALNYYGAEGEANPKKEDGRFCSTCEYTEDCSYYSRWNSRSKNIRVPDDHLGALDAVKKTFPYSDYRPDQCIFDSKIDIEDTYTATVKYNGGALLSYSVNFSLPYEGYRLAINGTKGRLESVEYHMPGRTPFPTPVQTIDYFPLFGSKETIHVVHREGGHGGGDPLLLEDLFIGEDPRRPYRILSGSEDGAYSVATGEAVWRSVKEHRPITIEEVLGGNGGLQKLAASLSSKGGREL from the coding sequence ATGAAAAAAAGATATGCGATCTGTGGAGTAAGCGGACGAGCGCTAGGCATGTTTGCCAAGCCGATCCTGACCACATTCGCCCATAGCTGCGAGTTGGTCGGTTTGCTTGACCACGACCCAGCGCGCTTCGACTTATACCGCTCGAGGTACCCGGAGCATGCGGATGTGCAGACGTATGGTGAGCTTGAATTCAACCGGATGGTTGATGAGACGCGCCCGGATGTCATCATCGTAGCAGGCCGTGACGATACCCACGCTCGATATTTGATTGCCGCACTACAGCACGATCTCGATGTCATAACCGAGAAGCCTATGGTCACGACAGGCGAGGACAGCCGTCGTGTCATGGAGGCGGAACGGGCAAGCAAGGGTTCGGTTATTGTTACATTCAATTACCGTTATGCTCCGATCCATACAAAAATCAAGGAAATGGTTATGGAAGGCATGCTGGGACGGATTACATCGATTGATCTGAATTGGTATCTGGATACGTATCACGGCTCCAGCTATTTCAAACGGTGGAATCGGGTTCGCGAGCTGTCCGGCGGGTTGTCTATACACAAATGCACCCACCACTTCGATCTGGTCAACTGGTGGATCAATCAAAAGCCTGTTGAGGTTTTTGCCTACGGGGCATTGAATTACTACGGCGCTGAAGGGGAAGCGAATCCGAAGAAGGAAGACGGCCGATTCTGCAGCACCTGTGAGTATACAGAGGATTGCTCCTATTACTCGCGCTGGAATTCACGCAGTAAGAACATCCGCGTGCCAGACGACCATTTAGGCGCGCTAGACGCCGTAAAGAAGACGTTTCCCTATTCGGATTATCGTCCCGATCAGTGCATTTTCGATTCGAAGATCGATATTGAGGATACTTACACCGCAACAGTAAAGTACAACGGAGGCGCGCTGCTCAGCTATTCCGTCAATTTCTCGCTGCCGTACGAGGGATACCGTCTTGCTATTAATGGGACGAAAGGTCGTCTGGAGTCGGTGGAGTATCATATGCCCGGCAGAACGCCGTTCCCTACACCCGTGCAGACGATCGACTATTTCCCATTGTTCGGTTCGAAGGAGACCATCCATGTCGTGCACCGGGAGGGCGGCCACGGCGGCGGAGATCCTCTACTGCTGGAAGACCTGTTTATAGGGGAAGATCCCAGACGACCTTACCGTATCTTATCGGGCTCCGAGGATGGAGCTTATTCAGTGGCGACAGGTGAAGCGGTATGGCGCTCCGTGAAGGAGCATCGTCCGATTACGATTGAAGAAGTACTAGGCGGTAATGGAGGCTTACAGAAGCTTGCAGCGAGCTTGAGCAGCAAGGGAGGCAGAGAGCTATGA